TGCAACCCATCCTCAACAACCTCATACAAGAATCCCACAAGACCAGGAACCATCAATGTCAGATATGCTAAAAACCTTGGTGGCTTCAAATATACAAACCCAAGTTATTCTTCAGAGTACTCAAGCTTCCCTCAAGAATTTGGAGAGTACTATGGGTCAAATTGCTACTTCATTGAGCCAAAGTAAGCCACAAAATCAAGGAAAGTTACATTCACAACCTGTTAGGAATCCAAGGGAGAGCGCTAATGCAATCACATTAAGAAGTGGCAAGACTTATGATCCACCTACTATTCCATCAACTTTAAACAATGTGCCACTGCCTCCTAATCAACCCTCCCAACAAGACAAGGATGAAACACCAACCATAACACCCAATCCTAAACCAACTATTCCCACCTATGTCACCACTCCTCTATTTCCTAGTCGTTTGAGAAAGACAAAGAAAGATGAAGCTGAAAAGGAGATACTAAAGACTTTTCGcaaggttgaggtaagcattCCCTTACTTGATGCCATTAAACAAGTACCTCATTGCACAAAGTTTTTAAAGGAGTTATGCACC
This genomic interval from Humulus lupulus chromosome 8, drHumLupu1.1, whole genome shotgun sequence contains the following:
- the LOC133795892 gene encoding uncharacterized protein LOC133795892; amino-acid sequence: MKTLFLERYFQASKVGSIRNEICGFLPLGRSMIDATSGGALLDKTPIAARSLISNMATKSQQFGVCHEVSDKGVNETNSKVYQVEGSSYLRYGNQQQIALTRPPGFNYQQRPQQAYATHPQQPHTRIPQDQEPSMSDMLKTLVASNIQTQVILQSTQASLKNLESTMGQIATSLSQSKPQNQGKLHSQPVRNPRESANAITLRSGKTYDPPTIPSTLNNVPLPPNQPSQQDKDETPTITPNPKPTIPTYVTTPLFPSRLRKTKKDEAEKEILKTFRKVEVSIPLLDAIKQVPHCTKFLKELCTNKRKLKRK